In the bacterium genome, CGCGGGTGAAGCGCGAGAGGTCGTATTCTTCCATGTAGCCGGCGCCGCCGTGGGCCTGAAGGCAATCGTAGGCCACCCGTTGGGCCAAGTCGCCGGCGAAGAGCTTGGCCATCGAAACTTCCTTGCTGCATTCGACGCCGGCGTTGAACAAGGCCACCGCGTGATAGTTCAGGCGTTTGGCGGCTTCGATCTGGGTCGCGAGCTCGGCGAATTTATGCTGCCAAACCTGAAAGTCGATCACCCGCTTGCCGAAGGCCTGGCGCTCCTGGCAATAGCGGATGGTCTCGGCCAAGGTCAGCTCCGATCCCGAAACGCAGGTGATCGCGGCGACCAAGCGCTCGCCTTGGAAATTCTTCATAATGTAGACGAAGCCCTGGTTCTCCTCGCCGATGACGTAGCGCCGGGGAATGCGGCAATTCTCGAAGAAGAGCAGGGCGGTGTCCGAGGAATGGTTGCCCATCTTCTCGAGCTTCTTGCCGACCGCGAAGCCCTTGGTGTCGGTCGGGAAAGAGACCAAGCTGATGCCCTTGAAGCCGGGGCCGCCGGTGCGCACCGCCAGCGTGATGAAATCGGCCCGGCCGCCGTTGGTGATGAAGGTCTTGGCACCGTTGATGACGTAGTCCTCGCCTTGCACCTCGGCCCGGGTCGTGATGCTGGCGACATCGGAGCCGCAGCCCGGCTCGGTGATGCCCAAAGCCGCGATCTTCTCGCCCTTGATCGCCGGGATCAGGAATTCCCGCTTTTGCTCCTCGGTGCCGAGGAAGGCCAGGATCGGCGTCGCAATGTCGGCTTGGACCATGAGGTCCATCGCCAGTCCGGCCATCTTGCAGCGGACGATCTCCTCGCAGAAGACCACCTTGAACCAATAATCGCCGGCGCTGCCGCCATACTCCTCGGGAAAGCAAACGCCGAGCAGGCCCAGCTCGCCGGCTCGACGGAAGACCTCGCGAGGGAAGCCGCGGGCGTTTTCCCATTCTTCCTTGTGGGGTAGCAGCTCCTTTTCGGCGAAATCACGAACGGTTTTGCGAAAGAGCTCATGCTCGGGGCTAAAGGGACTGGGGAGGGTCATGCCCGCGAATATACGCGAGGAAAAAAGGGGAGTCCACTATAGGGCTCATATTAAGTGGACTCCCCCCTGGCTTATTGCCGCTCGCAAAGAAAGGCTTCAGGGCGCGAACAGGCGTCGCGTCGTGTCGTGCATGTAGCGCAGCCGAGTGTCGATCCCGGCATCGGGCTCGAAGTAATAGCCGCTGGTGTGGCAGGTCAGGCATTCGGGCCCGACCTCGTTGAGGCCCTCGAAGCCGTGGGCGGCGTTGGGCAGCGCCGCCGGACCGACGTGGCAGCTGGCGCAATTGTTGTTCATGCCGGCCACGTGGAAAGGCAAAAACTCGGTCGCTTGGTCGGTCCCGACCTGGACGCGGAGCGAGGCGGCCTTCTGCAAGGGCTCGCCCTCCCACTCCCGGCGACCCTTGATACCGACAACGTAGGTCCCCTCCTCCGCGTCGGTCGGGACTGTGAAGGTGAAAATATCGGAAACCGGCGCGTCGCAGGCCGGCGAGGTCGGATCGAGCAAACAACCGAAGGTGATCGGCGTCGGCGGCACGATTTGGACGAAGCCGTTCCAGCCGTCGTTGGGCCGGTCGGCGCTCTGGATCTGCGGAGCGAAGAGGACGAAGGGCGTGATCGGGGTCGAGCCGACCGTCGTCATTTTATGAAGCGGACCGCCGAAGAAGGTCTCCATGTCGGCCTGCTGGTCCTTATGGGCCCAATAGAGCATCGGGAAATCGGCGAAGGTCAGGTAGCGCAGGCCCTTCGAGGCCGGCTCGCGATTGATCATTTGTCGGTAAGTCGGGAGCGAGCCGGCCGGGAAGAGCGGCTGACCCTCACCATCCACGAAGGTGGCCCGGACGTTGATCGCCTCGCCCGGCAGGTAGTAGCCCCGGGCCGGCGGCGAAACCTCGGCCAGCTCGACGCCGAAGCCGTAGCCGGTGTCGGCGGGGGCCGAATGATCGACTTTCACTTTCCAAACTTTGCCCGGATATTCGGACCAGCGGATCTTCAGCTTCTTGGTCGCGGCCGGAATCTTGAAATCATTGTCGGGGTGCAGCGAGGTCCGCAGCTGGACGAAGGCTTGGGCAAAGTGGAGGGCTTCGGGATTTTCGCAGACGCCTTGGGCGGCGCAACCGGTGCTGACCACCCGGGCGACGAAACGGCGCTCGAAGGCGTCGTCGCTTTGGCGCCAACGGTCGTCGCGGCCGGCCTTGACTTCAAGCTCCGAAAGCTTGTTGCCGTTGCCGTCATGGGCCGAGATCTCGAACTCGCTGTTGGTCCGCATCCAGCGGGCATCGCGGTAAAACACTTGGCGTTGATAGGTGAAGCCGTTGGCCTCGACCCGCCAATCCTCTCCCACCTCCTGGATGCCGCTCCAATCGAGGCCGGCGAAGTCGCCGGTCTCGATCACCGGGTCGATGCCTTGCTCCAAGGTCGTCGGGACCGAAGAGACGAGGTAGAGCTCCTGCAAGTAGCGTCGATTGCCGTCGACCACGCTCAGCCGGGTCGGACGCGCCGGATTGGGCAAAGGATCCAAATCGGGATTCCAGACTCCATTGAAGAAATAGAGACCCAATCCGACGCCCGACTCGTGCGGAGGTTGGGGGGAACCCCACGCCTTAACCTCGGTTGGAGCGGCTGCCGGCGGCGCCGGCCGATCGACCGCCGCGCCGCAACTCAGTAAAAAAAGACCAATACCCGGTATGAGCTTTTTTAGAGTCTTCATGGGGCCTCCCCGCTGCTGGCAGCTTCGAATTTTCAAGAACGATGAAATTATCGGGAGCTGAAAAAAATCCGACAAGTCGGGAAGATCCCTAACGAGGGGTGAGGAAAGTTGTCATTCCGAGGAGCAAAGCGACGAGGAATCCACTACGGCGACAATGGCGCGAAACAGCTCCGCAGTGGATCCCTCGCTCCGCTCGGGATGACAGCCACCCGAGGCTATCGGGAGATTCCCGACAGCTGGGACTGCCATTGGGCGGCGAAGCGCAACAGCTCGTTGGCATTTCGCAGGTGAAGCTTCCGCTTGATCCGGGCGCAATGAGTCTCGACGGTCTTGGCGCTCAACGCCAAATCGGCCGCCGCCTCGCGAATGCTGGCCCCGTCGCCCAACAATTTGAGCACCTGAAGCTCCCGGTCGCTCAGCTTGGCGACGAATTCGCGGCTGCGCGAATCGCCGGTGACGACCTTGAAGCTCATCCGGTCGACCAATTTCTTGCTGACGTAGACGCCGCCCTCGAGCAGGGCCTGAATGGCTTGGAGGATTTCGGCGGTGGCCTCTTCCTTGACGACGTAGCCGTCGGCGCCGGCTTGAAGGGCCCGCTCGGCGAACAGCGCCTCGCTTTGGACGGAGAGGACCAGGATCGGCAGGTTCGGAAAGCGCTCGCGGATTTTTCGGATGAGCTCCACCGCGATCGTTCCTTGCAAGAAAAGGTCGAGCAGGACCAAGTCGGGACGGGTTTTTTCCAGCAGGGGCAGCACTTCCTTGGCGGTCCCGGCCTGGCCGCAGACCCGCAAATCATCGGTGTCATCCAGCAGCAGCGCGATGCCGTGCCGCACGATGGGATGATCATCCACCACGACGATTTTCGATTTCTTCATCGCTCTGCCTCACGAAGGGTAGTCGCATCTTACCACGATCCCGCCGGCTTCGCTCCGCTTAATCTCCAGCCGGCCCCCGATCATCCGCGCCCGATACTCCATGATTTGGAGACCCAAGCCCTCGGCCGGCTCAAAAGGCTGGGCGAAGCCGCTGCCGTCGTCGCGAACCTCGAGCAGGCTCCGTCCGCCCTCGGCATTGCGGATCACCACCTCGATATTCTCGGCCCGGCCGTGGCGGATGCTGTTGGTCACCGCTTCTTGGATGATCCGGTAAAGGTGGACCGCCTTTTCCGGATCGAGGGTGAGGCGCTCGGCCCCGATCTTGAGCTGCAGATTGGCGCCGAAGGAAGTCCGTATTTTTTCGGCTAGGTCGCCGAGGGCCGCCAAAAAATCCTTCTTGCCCAGGGCCTGGGGGAAAAGCGACTGGGCGATCTTTCGGGTTTTGGCGATGGCTTGGTTGATCTCCTCGGTCATCTCCTGGACCACCGAGACCTCGGGCAGATTGCGCTTCTTCAGCTTTCGCTCCAGCAGCATCCCCTTCAAGGCGATCCCCAAGAGATGTTGGGACATCTCGTCATGAAGGTCGCGGCCGATACGGAAAGCCTCGCGGTCGCTGACTTGGAGGATTTCCCGCTCCAACCGCCTTTGGGCCGTCTTGAGCTCCTCTTCCTGAAGCTTCTGCTGGGTGATATCCATCACCGAGCCGATATAGCCGAGGAATTCTCCTTGGGCACCGAAGCGCGGCACGCTGAGGTCCAAGACCCAGATATAATCTTTCCGGTCCTTGCCCTTGGTCCGGTATTCCTGGCGGAAATTCTGGTAATGGCCGGCCGCGAACTCCTGGTTGCGCCGGATCCGGTCGCGATCGTCGGGATGGATGGTCTCGAGCCAGTTCAAGCCCTCGATCATCTCGAGAGAGAAGCCGAAATAATCGAACAAGGCTTGATTTCCGTAGACGCACTGGTGCTTTTCATTGGTCATCCAGATCATGATCTGGGGAGCGTCGAGCCAGGCTTCCAATCCCTTGTCGATCTTGGGCATTGCCATAAACCCACCCTTACCCGAGCCTAAGGTTCATAGCAGGTTGCGGGTCGGCAATCAATCCGGCCAAATGGGCGGATCGTCGGCCTTGGGATTATCGTAGACCTTGCCGCGATGGACCGTCTTTTGAATTTGGATGGTCGAAAGCTGGTCCGGATCCGCTTCCATCGAGAGCGGATTGGCCGAGAGCACCACCAGGTCGGCGAACTTGCCGACCTCGAGGCTGCCGACCTCCTCTTCCAAGCCGTAGAGCGCCGCCGAATCGATCGTGAAAGCCTTCATGCCTTGGGCGATCGTGATGGCCTGATCGGGCGCCAAGACGCTCGGACATGCCGTTGGGTCCTGATTGGGATACCAAGGCATCTGCTGGGCTTCGCGGGTGACGGCGGCCCATATCATGAACAAGGCATCGGGCGGCGTGACCGGCGAGTCGGAGTGAAGCCGAATCGGAAGGCCGGCTTCGAGAGCGTCGCCGACCGGGTTCACCGCGGTCTGGACTCGCTCCGGCCCGAGGATTTGCTGGCAGTAGGGCAAACCGAAGTAATAATTGTTCGCGATCAAGAAGGTGACTTGGGCGTCGAGATCCTTCACGATCTGGTAATCTTCGGGATCGCTCAACTGAAGATGGATCGCGATGTCGATGATGTCGGGATCCTTGTTGGCCTGCATCGCCGCCAAGGCGTTGTCGACGCCCTCGTCGCCGTTCATGTGGATGGCGATCGGGTAACCGGCGGCGTGGGCCGCAGCGATCTGGGTGGAGAGATCGGCCTCGGTCAAATCGACGATCCCGGTGAATCCCGCCGGGTTGGGCGGAAAAATCTCGAAATACGGCTGGGTCAAGGCCCCGGTATAGCAAGGCACCGAGCCGTCGGCGAAGGTCTTGATGCCCGCCATCCGAATCCGGGGATTCTTGGCGGCCAATTCGGCGCCTTTATTGGCGGTATTGATCGCATCTTGGAAATTGCTCGACCCGGAATAGGCTAAAAGCTGGACCGTAACCGGGAAGTCCGGATCTTGGGTGATGATGTCGTAAATCTCCACCTGGAATTCCTCGGCCGCCCCTTCCTGCACCGTCGTGAAGCCATGCTGGGCGTAGATCTCCACGCCCTTCTTCAGCAAGTTGAAGGTCGCGAAGGGATCCTCCTTCAAGATCTGCTGCTGGAAGACGCCAGTGCCGTAGAGGGCCAAATCCTCGACCAAGACGCCGGTCTGGGCGAGGCCGGTCTCATAGTCGGCGTTGTAAGCCGGAGAATGGCAAGTGCCGGGGTCGGAGCCGTCGGTGCCGCAAATGTTGGTGATGGCGAGAGCCGGCGTATTGACGAAAAGGAAATGGCCGGTCGAGGCGGCGATGGCGATCGGCCGAGTCGGCGAAATCGCGTCCAGCGCCTCGCGGGCGTTGGGACTCTCGCCCTGAAAATTGGGACAGGCAAAGCCGAGCTCGCTGCAAGCGCCGGTCGAGCCCAATCGCCCGTTGGCGTAACCATAGCCCAGCACCGGCTTGCTGCTGGCCGGGTCTTCATCCACCTTGGCTTGAATTCGAGCCAGGACTTGGTCTTGATTGGTGACCGGGATGAAACACTTCTGGGGATTGTTCGGCTCGGTGCAGCGCGGATCGCCGGGCAAGGGTTTGAAATATAGATTCACGCTGCTCACGTCGAGCCACTTCTCCGGATCGTTGAAGAAGGCGTAACCGATCGTATGGGAATGGGTGTCGATGAATCCGGGAAAGACGAAAGCTCCGCCCAAGTCCACCACCTGGGTGTTGGGCCCCTCGAAGGCGAAAACCTCCGATTCCGAGCCGACGGCGACGATTTGGCCGTCGCCGACCGCCAAAGCCTGGGCCTCCGAAGCGCCGCTCGGGGCCATCGTGAAGAAAGTGGCATTGGTGAAGATCGTGTCGGCCGGCGGCGGCGGTGGAGAGTCGCTGCCACAACCGGCCCCGACGAAGACGCCAAGACCCAAAGCCGTCAGAAGGGAGAACAAGATGCGCGGGCGGAGGCTGAAGATTTTCATACACTCTCCAATAGCAATCACCGTGCCAGCGCATTTAGAAAAAATATAGCGATTTCAGGGGGCCATTAACGGGTTGATAATTTGGGTGGTAATCGATCGTTACGCCCCAGGGTGCTTGGTTGGATAGCGCGCGATCAGCCGCATGAAAATCTCATCCAAGGGAATCTCCTCCTGGCTCTGACTTTTCATGTCGCGGAGGATGACGATGTTCTTCTTTCTCTCCTCCTCGCCGAAAATCGCCACCCAGTCGGCGTTCCAGCGATCGGCCCGCCGCATCTTGGACTTGAGCGAGGCGCCCCCGAAATCCATCTCGACGACGGCGCCGGTCTCGCGCAGCGCCTTCAAGGAAGGAAAAAGAATCCGTTCCGATTCCGGATCGGTGGCCAGCAAATAGACCCGCGGGGTCTCGCCGGCGAAAGCGGTATTGGGCGGCAAGATCGCAACCAGCCGCTCCATGCCGAGAGCGAAGCCGATGGCCGGGACCTGGGGACCGCCCAGCTCCTCGACCAAGCCGTTGTAGCGACCGCCGCCGGCCACCGAGTTCTGGGCGCCGAGGTCGGCGCTCAAGAATTCGAAAACGGTCTTTTCGTAATAGTCGAGGCCCCGGACCAGCCGGGGATTGAGCTGAAACGGCACGCCGAGAGCCCGAAGGCCGGCTTGGACCGCGGCGAAATGATCGGCCGCTTCCGGGGAATAAAACTCGGCGATGGCCGGCGCCTTGGCGGTGGCGTCGATGCAGCCCGGCTTCTTGCAATCGAGGGCCCGCAGCGGATTGCGGACGATCCGCCGCTGGCATTCCTCGCAGAGCGAGCCCTTGATGCCGTCGAGAAATTCGGCGAGGGACTGGCGATATTTTTCACGGTCGGCCGGCTCGCCCAAGGAATTCAGGCTCAAGGTCAGCGCCGAGAGCCCCAGCTCGGCGAAAAGTTGGTGGCTGAGCGCGATCATCTCGGCGTCGAGCAAAGGATGGTCGGCGCCGAAGATCTCGGCCCCGATCTGGTGGAATTGGCGCAGCCTTCCCTTCTGGGGCCGCTCGTAGCGAAACATCGGACCCATGTAGAGGAAGCGCCCCTCTTGGACATTGTGCGAGGTGAAGTGCTCGATGAAGGCTCGCACCACCGGCGCCGTCCCCTCGGGGCGCATGGCCAAGCGCTTCTCGTTGCGGTCGAGGAGGGTATACATCTCCTTCTCGACGATCTCGGTGGTCTCGCCGACCCCGCGCTCGAAAAGCTTGGCCTCCTCCAAAATCGGCGTCCGGATCTCACGGAAGCCGGCCGGGGCGAAAATCCGCCGCGCGGTCGCCTCGATCCAGAGCCACTTTTTCGCCTCGCCCGGATCGATCAAGTCTTCCATGCCCTTGACGCCGGCGATCTTGTTTTTGGAACTCATAAAACTTTCTATTCAAAATTCCCCCCTTTGAAAAAGGGGGAATCGAGAAGGCAAACTGGCGACTTAATGTCGCCAGGAAAACTTCTCGATGATGTTAATCCCTTTCCGAACTTGTTGGGGGGATTTAAGACGGTGGCTTTGCCGAAAAGGTCGCTTCGGGTTATGCCACGGTTTTAAATCCCCCCTGCCCCCCTTTTCCAAAGGGGGGGGGTCATTTACTCTTCCTCAGAAACCTTGCCGGTTTCTTCCTTGGTTTGGGTCTTGGCCAAGTATTCCTTGAGCTGGAGCGCCTTGGCGTAGATCGGCTTGAATCCCTGGTCTTCCTCCAGCTTGTACTTCTCGATTTTTCGCAAAGCCTTCTGAGGATTCTTCAGCTTCAGGTAAAAGATGCAGAGCTCCTTGAGCAGGCCCAGCTCCTTGGGCCGCTTGAGCAGGATCTTTTCGTAGACTTCGACCAGCACGTCGAGATGCTTCATCTCCTTGCGCAGATCGCGGGCCAGCTTCTCGTACTCCCGAAGCGACTCCTCCTGCATGCCCTGGTTGAAATAGATCTCGGCCAGCTTGAGGCGATGCCTCGCCTCCTCGGGTTCGGCCTCGATCAATTTCTGGCTGGCCCGGATCGCGTCGGGGCCCCGGCCATGGGTCAGATAGTTGTGAACCACGATCTGATATTGCTGGGAAGCGTCGGCCTTCATGCCCATCTTGTGATAGAGCTCGCCGAGCTTCTCGTTGAATTCGACCGAACCGGGCGAGAACTTGAGGATGTTTTTGTAGATTGCGATCGCCTTCAGCAAAAAGCCGTTCTCGCTGTAGTGCTCGGCCACCTCGCGCAGCCAGGCGATGCCGTTGCGGATGTCCTTTTTCTTGAAATAGAGCTCGCCGACCTTGAGCTTAAGGCGCATGTCGGTCGGGTCCTTGGCCGACATCGCGATGAAGTCCTTCAACTCCTGATCGGGACCGCTCTTCTTGAAGAGGCCCTTGAATAGATTGGAGATTTTTTCCGCCATTACGCCTTTTTGCCCCGCCGCTTCCTCTTGGGACTTACGTCGCCGGAGCGCCGATCGATCTCTTGGATGAGGCCGTAGAGGCCCAGGACGTAGCTGTAGGCCCCGAAACCCGAGACCTGGCCGACCGCCACCGGGGCGATAAAGGAATGATGCCGGAATTCCTCGCGTTTGTAGATATTGGAAAGATGGACCTCCACCACCGGCAAGCCCACCGCTGCCACCGCGTCGCGCAGCGCCACCGAAGTGTGAGTGTAAGCCGCGGGGTTGATGAGGATGCCGTCGTAGCTGCCGGCCGCCTGCTGAATGGCGTCGACCAAGGCGCCCTCGCTGTTGGACTGGAAAATTTTCAGGCTGAGGTTCTCTTCCTTGGCGATGACCTGAAGGCTGCGGTCGATGTCGCGTTGGGTGACTGCACCGTAGACCTCGGGCTCGCGCAATCCCAGCAGATTGAGGTTGGGCCCGTGAATGACCAGGATCTTAGGCTTGGCCGGAGGCATCGAAGCCCTTTCTCCACTCCTGGACTCGGCCGAGGAGCGACTCGAGCTTTTGGATCTTGCGGTCGCGAGGGCTCAGGGCCGGCTCCGGATTTTCCACCAAAGTCAGGTGGGCGCCCTCGCGCGTCGATTCGAGCTCGACGATGGGATCGTGGATCGCCGGGTCGGTGAGGTCGCCAAAGTCGGTGATCTTGTATTCGCGGGTGACTTCGTCGTCGGGCGCTGGAGCCGGTCGAACGCCGCCCAAATCGAAGGGCGCTTCGATCGACGGCGCTTCCGGCGGCTTCGGCGCGCCGCTGCCGGCGCTCTTGAAGCGCTCGAAAGCCCGTTTGGCCTCTTCCTTCATCTCTTGCAAAAGCTGGCGGACCTCTTCGTGATCCGGTCGCTCGCGCAGGATGAGCTCGGCCAGCTCCATGGCGTATTGGCTGCTGCCTTGCTCGCGCATGATCTTGACCATCGTGGCGGTGTAAAAAACCGGGGGGAAATCGATGGGCATCAGAGGACCTCTTCCAGTGGCGTCGGGATCACGGCCGACTTTCCGATCTTGTTTAAATAAACGAAATGCAGCTTCGACGACACCCTTTTTTTGTCCTGAATCAAGGCTTTACGATAGGCGGCGGGCGGAAATTTGGGCATTTCCGCCGGCAGACCGGCGGCCTCGATCAGGGCCTTCAGCCGCTGAAAATCGCGGACCGGCAATCCGGCCTTCTCCATCGAGAGACGGCCGGCGAAAACCATCCCCATCGCGATGGCCTCGCCATGGGTGAATTTCTTGTAGTGGGTCAGGCTTTCGATGGCGTGGCCCAAGGTGTGGCCAAAGTTGAGCTTCGCCCGCAAGCCGAGGGTTTCGCGCTCGTCGCGCTCCACCACCCAAGCCTTCAGCTCGCAGCAGCGCCGGACGACCGCCTCCAAGCCGGCGCCCTTGCCCTTGAGAAGGGCGGCCATGTCCTTTTCCAGGGTCCGGAACAGCTTGGCGTCGAAGATGGCGGCGTACTTGATCACCTCGGCCATGCCGCAGAGCAGCTCCCGAGGCTTCAGGGTTTGAAGGAACTTCTCGTCGATCAGGACGAAGCGCGGCTGATAGAAGGCTCCGACCAGGTTCTTGCCCTCGGGCAGATCGACCCCGGTTTTGCCGCCGATCGAGCTGTCGACCTGAGCCAGAAGCGTGGTCGGAATTTGGACGAAGGGCACCCCGCGCAGGAAGCTGGCCGCCGCGAAGCCCACCAGGTCGCCGATCACCCCACCGCCCATCGCCAGAATCGGCGTCCGGCGGTCGACCTTGAACTCGACCAGCTTGGCGTAGACCTGGGCGACGGTCTTGAGGTTCTTATGGCGCTCGCCGTCGGGCAGGACCAGGAGCTTGACCTCGTGGGAGCGCTTCAACTCGCGGATCGCGGCCTTGCCGTAGAGGCGATTCACCACCTCATTGGTGACGAGCACCACCTTTTCGGCCGGGCAATGACGCTGCAAGAGCAGGTTGAGGTAGCTTAAGCCATCTTTTTGAAAATAAAGCGGATAGCTGCGCTCGCCGAGCTCGACTCGAAGCGATGCGGCCTCCAACGGCAGAACCTTGAGGATCTCCTCGGCCACTTGCTTGGGACTGAAGCCGTCGGTCGGAATTTGCAGCCCGATCTTGGCATAAAACGGCGCTCTTTGATTCCACAGCTCGCGCAGCTTGGCTTCGCGGTCGCCCTCGAGCAGGGGCCGGCTCGAATCGCCTTCCAGCCGTTTGAGCAAGGTCGAGATCTGGGCCTTGAGCAGGACCAGTTGGCTGTTCTTTTCGAGCTTATCGAGGTTGTCCCGGAAGCAGACCGCCCCGCCGCCCACCGCGATGACGGCCATGGGCTCAGCCAGAGCCTTGTCGATGGCCATGCTCTCCCAACGCCGGAACATCTCCTCGCCTTCCTCGGCGAAGATCCGGGGGATGCTCTTGCCGCTCAAGCCCTCGACCACGGTGTCGGTGTCGACGAAGGCGTAATTCAGCCGCTTGGCCAGGGTTTGACCCACCGAGGTCTTTCCCGAGCCCATGAAGCCGGCAAGGACGATGCGTGGCGGTAGCTGACTCATCAATATCCTTGGACTTGGAGGAGGTAGGATTCGACGTTGCGGCGGAGCTCGGCCATCGAATCGCCGCCGAACTTCTCGAGCCAGGCGTCGGCCAAAGTCAGGGCAACGACCGCCTCGCCGATGACGGCGGCGGCGGCAATGGCACAGGTATCGGAGCGCTCGACGCTGGCCTGGAACTCTTCCTT is a window encoding:
- a CDS encoding acyl-CoA dehydrogenase family protein; this encodes MTLPSPFSPEHELFRKTVRDFAEKELLPHKEEWENARGFPREVFRRAGELGLLGVCFPEEYGGSAGDYWFKVVFCEEIVRCKMAGLAMDLMVQADIATPILAFLGTEEQKREFLIPAIKGEKIAALGITEPGCGSDVASITTRAEVQGEDYVINGAKTFITNGGRADFITLAVRTGGPGFKGISLVSFPTDTKGFAVGKKLEKMGNHSSDTALLFFENCRIPRRYVIGEENQGFVYIMKNFQGERLVAAITCVSGSELTLAETIRYCQERQAFGKRVIDFQVWQHKFAELATQIEAAKRLNYHAVALFNAGVECSKEVSMAKLFAGDLAQRVAYDCLQAHGGAGYMEEYDLSRFTR
- a CDS encoding cytochrome c3 family protein is translated as MGLYFFNGVWNPDLDPLPNPARPTRLSVVDGNRRYLQELYLVSSVPTTLEQGIDPVIETGDFAGLDWSGIQEVGEDWRVEANGFTYQRQVFYRDARWMRTNSEFEISAHDGNGNKLSELEVKAGRDDRWRQSDDAFERRFVARVVSTGCAAQGVCENPEALHFAQAFVQLRTSLHPDNDFKIPAATKKLKIRWSEYPGKVWKVKVDHSAPADTGYGFGVELAEVSPPARGYYLPGEAINVRATFVDGEGQPLFPAGSLPTYRQMINREPASKGLRYLTFADFPMLYWAHKDQQADMETFFGGPLHKMTTVGSTPITPFVLFAPQIQSADRPNDGWNGFVQIVPPTPITFGCLLDPTSPACDAPVSDIFTFTVPTDAEEGTYVVGIKGRREWEGEPLQKAASLRVQVGTDQATEFLPFHVAGMNNNCASCHVGPAALPNAAHGFEGLNEVGPECLTCHTSGYYFEPDAGIDTRLRYMHDTTRRLFAP
- a CDS encoding response regulator transcription factor, with translation MKKSKIVVVDDHPIVRHGIALLLDDTDDLRVCGQAGTAKEVLPLLEKTRPDLVLLDLFLQGTIAVELIRKIRERFPNLPILVLSVQSEALFAERALQAGADGYVVKEEATAEILQAIQALLEGGVYVSKKLVDRMSFKVVTGDSRSREFVAKLSDRELQVLKLLGDGASIREAAADLALSAKTVETHCARIKRKLHLRNANELLRFAAQWQSQLSGISR
- a CDS encoding PAS domain S-box protein; this encodes MAMPKIDKGLEAWLDAPQIMIWMTNEKHQCVYGNQALFDYFGFSLEMIEGLNWLETIHPDDRDRIRRNQEFAAGHYQNFRQEYRTKGKDRKDYIWVLDLSVPRFGAQGEFLGYIGSVMDITQQKLQEEELKTAQRRLEREILQVSDREAFRIGRDLHDEMSQHLLGIALKGMLLERKLKKRNLPEVSVVQEMTEEINQAIAKTRKIAQSLFPQALGKKDFLAALGDLAEKIRTSFGANLQLKIGAERLTLDPEKAVHLYRIIQEAVTNSIRHGRAENIEVVIRNAEGGRSLLEVRDDGSGFAQPFEPAEGLGLQIMEYRARMIGGRLEIKRSEAGGIVVRCDYPS
- a CDS encoding amidohydrolase, with amino-acid sequence MKIFSLRPRILFSLLTALGLGVFVGAGCGSDSPPPPPADTIFTNATFFTMAPSGASEAQALAVGDGQIVAVGSESEVFAFEGPNTQVVDLGGAFVFPGFIDTHSHTIGYAFFNDPEKWLDVSSVNLYFKPLPGDPRCTEPNNPQKCFIPVTNQDQVLARIQAKVDEDPASSKPVLGYGYANGRLGSTGACSELGFACPNFQGESPNAREALDAISPTRPIAIAASTGHFLFVNTPALAITNICGTDGSDPGTCHSPAYNADYETGLAQTGVLVEDLALYGTGVFQQQILKEDPFATFNLLKKGVEIYAQHGFTTVQEGAAEEFQVEIYDIITQDPDFPVTVQLLAYSGSSNFQDAINTANKGAELAAKNPRIRMAGIKTFADGSVPCYTGALTQPYFEIFPPNPAGFTGIVDLTEADLSTQIAAAHAAGYPIAIHMNGDEGVDNALAAMQANKDPDIIDIAIHLQLSDPEDYQIVKDLDAQVTFLIANNYYFGLPYCQQILGPERVQTAVNPVGDALEAGLPIRLHSDSPVTPPDALFMIWAAVTREAQQMPWYPNQDPTACPSVLAPDQAITIAQGMKAFTIDSAALYGLEEEVGSLEVGKFADLVVLSANPLSMEADPDQLSTIQIQKTVHRGKVYDNPKADDPPIWPD
- the hisS gene encoding histidine--tRNA ligase; protein product: MSSKNKIAGVKGMEDLIDPGEAKKWLWIEATARRIFAPAGFREIRTPILEEAKLFERGVGETTEIVEKEMYTLLDRNEKRLAMRPEGTAPVVRAFIEHFTSHNVQEGRFLYMGPMFRYERPQKGRLRQFHQIGAEIFGADHPLLDAEMIALSHQLFAELGLSALTLSLNSLGEPADREKYRQSLAEFLDGIKGSLCEECQRRIVRNPLRALDCKKPGCIDATAKAPAIAEFYSPEAADHFAAVQAGLRALGVPFQLNPRLVRGLDYYEKTVFEFLSADLGAQNSVAGGGRYNGLVEELGGPQVPAIGFALGMERLVAILPPNTAFAGETPRVYLLATDPESERILFPSLKALRETGAVVEMDFGGASLKSKMRRADRWNADWVAIFGEEERKKNIVILRDMKSQSQEEIPLDEIFMRLIARYPTKHPGA
- a CDS encoding tetratricopeptide repeat protein, producing the protein MAEKISNLFKGLFKKSGPDQELKDFIAMSAKDPTDMRLKLKVGELYFKKKDIRNGIAWLREVAEHYSENGFLLKAIAIYKNILKFSPGSVEFNEKLGELYHKMGMKADASQQYQIVVHNYLTHGRGPDAIRASQKLIEAEPEEARHRLKLAEIYFNQGMQEESLREYEKLARDLRKEMKHLDVLVEVYEKILLKRPKELGLLKELCIFYLKLKNPQKALRKIEKYKLEEDQGFKPIYAKALQLKEYLAKTQTKEETGKVSEEE
- the aroQ gene encoding type II 3-dehydroquinate dehydratase, whose translation is MPPAKPKILVIHGPNLNLLGLREPEVYGAVTQRDIDRSLQVIAKEENLSLKIFQSNSEGALVDAIQQAAGSYDGILINPAAYTHTSVALRDAVAAVGLPVVEVHLSNIYKREEFRHHSFIAPVAVGQVSGFGAYSYVLGLYGLIQEIDRRSGDVSPKRKRRGKKA
- the aroB gene encoding 3-dehydroquinate synthase → MSQLPPRIVLAGFMGSGKTSVGQTLAKRLNYAFVDTDTVVEGLSGKSIPRIFAEEGEEMFRRWESMAIDKALAEPMAVIAVGGGAVCFRDNLDKLEKNSQLVLLKAQISTLLKRLEGDSSRPLLEGDREAKLRELWNQRAPFYAKIGLQIPTDGFSPKQVAEEILKVLPLEAASLRVELGERSYPLYFQKDGLSYLNLLLQRHCPAEKVVLVTNEVVNRLYGKAAIRELKRSHEVKLLVLPDGERHKNLKTVAQVYAKLVEFKVDRRTPILAMGGGVIGDLVGFAAASFLRGVPFVQIPTTLLAQVDSSIGGKTGVDLPEGKNLVGAFYQPRFVLIDEKFLQTLKPRELLCGMAEVIKYAAIFDAKLFRTLEKDMAALLKGKGAGLEAVVRRCCELKAWVVERDERETLGLRAKLNFGHTLGHAIESLTHYKKFTHGEAIAMGMVFAGRLSMEKAGLPVRDFQRLKALIEAAGLPAEMPKFPPAAYRKALIQDKKRVSSKLHFVYLNKIGKSAVIPTPLEEVL